One segment of Hemibagrus wyckioides isolate EC202008001 linkage group LG05, SWU_Hwy_1.0, whole genome shotgun sequence DNA contains the following:
- the plcxd3 gene encoding PI-PLC X domain-containing protein 3, translating to MASFHGKGELRHADWMANLPANLHALPLTNLAIPGSHDSFSFYIDEASPVGPEQPETVQNFVSVFGAVAKKLMRKWLATQTMNFSSQLEAGIRFFDLRISTKPRDPENELYFAHGLFSATVREGLEQISAFLSSHAREIVFLDFNHFYGVQNLHHEKLVQMLRTVFGDRLCPVVFAEEVSLKYLWEKEYQVLVFYHSPMALEVPFLWPGQMMPSPWANTTDPEKLIQFLQTSLTERRRKGTFFVSQVVLTPKASTVMKGVTSGLRETITERALPGMMQWIRSQRPGESGVNIITADFVELGDFISAVITLNYYLGEDDEEDAT from the exons ATGGCTTCGTTTCACGGTAAAGGGGAGCTGCGCCACGCGGACTGGATGGCCAACCTGCCGGCCAACCTGCACGCGCTCCCGCTCACCAACCTCGCCATACCGG GATCCCACGACTCCTTCAGCTTCTACATTGATGAAGCATCTCCTGTTGGACCTGAACAACCCGAAACGGTGCAGAattttgtctctgtttttgGAGCAGTGGCTAAAAAGCTGATGAGGAAGTGGCTCGCTACGCAAACCATGAACTTTTCCAGTCAGTTAGAGGCTGGGATCCGTTTTTTCGACCTTCGCATCTCCACCAAACCTCGAGATCCTGAAAATGAGCTGTACTTTGCCCATGGGCTCTTCAGTGCCACAGTACGTGAAGGTTTGGAGCAGATCAGTGCATTCCTCTCCTCCCATGCTCGCGAAATTGTCTTTCTGGACTTTAATCATTTTTACGGAGTGCAGAACCTGCATCACGAGAAGTTGGTTCAGATGCTTCGCACTGTGTTTGGAGATCGTCTCTGTCCTGTGGTTTTTGCTGAGGAAGTGAGTCTGAAGTATTTATGGGAGAAGGAGTACCAGGTGTTGGTGTTTTACCACAGCCCCATGGCTCTGGAAGTGCCATTTCTATGGCCAGGTCAGATGATGCCGTCTCCATGGGCCAACACCACCGATCCGGAAAAACTCATTCAGTTCCTCCAGACGTCACTGACCGAGCGCAGACGGAAAGGaacattttttgtttctcaGGTTGTTCTGACCCCTAAAGCAAGCACCGTGATGAAAGGAGTGACCAGCGGACTTAGAGAGACCATCACAGAGAG agctCTTCCAGGGATGATGCAGTGGATTCGTTCTCAGCGTCCAGGTGAAAGTGGGGTCAACATCATCACGGCTGATTTTGTGGAGCTTGGCGATTTCATAAGCGCTGTTATTACTCTTAATTATTATCTgggtgaagatgatgaggaagatgCCACCTGA